A genomic window from Cotesia glomerata isolate CgM1 linkage group LG7, MPM_Cglom_v2.3, whole genome shotgun sequence includes:
- the LOC123268269 gene encoding sorting nexin-24-like encodes MYHVFISGYRLVEADHGKSFYVYTIEVTDTNTTAKYTIERRYSAFNALHRRLKKINDTVAFPPKRVRNSQPKVLEQRRSGLEHYITKMLQLSETKQQVLEFLGIESSKNSNARTNSRRPEVKKDSNGIESRSAIGHHPVITFAYDPYVNPDNNSSLPNIVIQGVLDGIYNP; translated from the exons ATGTATCACGTTTTTATCAGTGGATACCGCCTGGTGGAGGCAGACCATGGCAAATCATTTTATGTTTATACTATTGAAGTGACGGATACTAATACCACTGCTAAATATACTATTGAGAGGCGATATAGTGCCTTCAACGCGCTGCACAGACGA ttgaagaaaataaatgacACGGTAGCATTTCCTCCAAAACGAGTCCGGAATTCTCAGCCCAAAGTATTAGAACAAAGGCGGAGTGGTTTGGAGCACTATATTACTAAAATGCTTCAATTATCAGAGACTAAACAGCAAGTGCTAGAATTTTTGGGAATCGAAAGCAGTAAAAATTCCAACGCCAGGACAAATTCCAGAAG ACCCGAAGTAAAAAAAGATTCCAATGGTATTGAATCACGAAGTGCAATAGGACATCACCCTGTGATAACGTTCGCGTATGACCCGTACGTAAATCCTGATAATAACTCAAGTCTTCCTAATATCGTAATACAAGGAGTATTGGACGGTATTTATAACCCATAG
- the LOC123268949 gene encoding uncharacterized protein LOC123268949 — translation LPPRDGTVASSSSEAATESENSYNNEHEHYGYECYDSASESKPPSSITTPIPRRNSLPPVSTVSCTSSEADLRHVSASHHQSFDPPSYDLIVNPEFLAERSSNHEDTLERSARIYSDTAAKSTRASTPVPRSKFTESLDHLDTTSGSLSYQRRRRGHPHQKLDQSKFKEGSREHYMVPTHEPNRPTSDSRTLSLFNPEFLPNFNDMLMYVARPELSDLSHVSFPWKHSQVGGIPYDDNNPEQTIPVDPSRGFGAGTPERESSYASLNTLQDRLNHVTGILESKIRLEGKDKNLYGTLSKRQQLLDSATKPAAVIKKGCNTIEYNC, via the coding sequence TTGCCCCCGCGCGACGGAACCGTGGCTTCGAGTTCCTCCGAGGCCGCCACCGAGTCGGAAAACTCATACAACAACGAGCACGAGCACTACGGCTACGAGTGCTACGATTCAGCATCGGAAAGCAAGCCACCGAGTTCTATAACCACGCCGATCCCTCGGAGAAACTCCCTCCCGCCCGTCTCGACCGTCTCCTGCACCAGCTCCGAGGCGGACTTGAGACACGTCTCGGCCAGCCACCACCAGTCCTTCGACCCGCCCAGCTACGACCTCATCGTCAACCCGGAGTTCCTCGCCGAGAGGAGCTCCAACCACGAGGACACTCTCGAGCGGTCAGCCAGGATTTACAGCGACACCGCGGCTAAATCCACGCGAGCCTCGACCCCGGTGCCCCGGTCGAAGTTCACCGAGTCGCTGGATCACCTGGACACCACCAGCGGCTCGCTCTCGTACCAAAGGCGTCGACGCGGCCATCCACACCAGAAGCTGGACCAGAGCAAGTTCAAGGAGGGCTCTCGCGAGCACTACATGGTTCCGACGCACGAGCCCAACCGGCCGACCAGCGACTCCCGCACCCTGTCGCTCTTCAACCCCGAATTTCTGCCGAACTTCAACGACATGTTGATGTACGTCGCAAGACCCGAGCTTTCAGATCTCAGCCACGTCTCCTTTCCCTGGAAGCACTCCCAGGTAGGTGGAATTCCCTACGATGACAACAATCCCGAGCAAACAATACCGGTGGATCCTTCCCGGGGATTTGGAGCCGGCACTCCCGAGAGAGAATCCAGTTACGCCAGTTTGAACACCCTTCAGGATCGTCTGAACCACGTAACTGGAATTTTAGAGAGTAAGATAAGATTAGAGGGTaaggataaaaatttatacggCACTTTGAGCAAGCGACAACAGCTCTTAGATTCAGCAACTAAACCTGCGGCGGTTATCAAGAAAGGGTGCAACACAATCGAGTACAATTGTTGA
- the LOC123268271 gene encoding semaphorin-1A-like isoform X1 has product MLERMRFLLKILALLGLLCQQALSWPQDPVPRLHVKHREVIGQRFLGNESHVEHFKLLERAPTFILIGARNAIYNISLHDLSEIADQRVQWSSSAAHREMCNLKGASEDDCQNYVRVFGRQGPNKFIACGTNAYKPQCKQFLRTNGSYVGSGESDGLGLCPYDPQHNSTAVFAGGQLYAATVADFSGGEPLIHRQKIRTERSDLNQLNGPNFVSSFAYGDYVFFFYRETAVEYMNCGKAVYSRVARVCQHDKGGPHAFSDRWTTFLKARLNCSVPGEYPFYFNEIQSMSDPTTGFYAGRHDQLIYGIFTTPVNSISGSAVCAFSMSSVFDVFQGAFKEQETINSNWLRVLPEKVPEPRPGACVNDSRTLPDITVNFVKTHPLMDDAVQSFFTLPVLTKVSFNYRFTRVAVDPQVKALDGRTYDILYIGTDDGRVIKALNTKAPDSLAEVGQVIVSDVQVLRYGQAIKDLQVVHLAGEASKLVVIADSEIRAVPLHHCDSPAAVNSCVACVALQDPHCAWDATMDLCVAVPTKLHDNDASKTLFQDIITGKHKGCGAQQVNVDLDLAKPVPPVMPPRIGIGEQPDERDNEIVIELDRENQYSRTQPRANEPQGVTVTPVVYSAQTLTGALIGTCFFSLIAGFASGFWFSQRLRGAPYPDPPEQRQQLNRLTESSESPAGFNNKSINLVLNVTPKNPNGKNANSSAENKPMQKVKKTYI; this is encoded by the exons gGGAAGTAATTGGGCAGCGCTTCTTGGGCAACGAGAGTCACGTCGAGCACTTCAAACTTCTCGAACGAGCGCCGACTTTTATCCTGATTGGTGCAAG GAATGCCATCTACAACATCAGTCTCCACGACCTCTCGGAAATCGCCGACCAg AGAGTTCAGTGGTCGAGTTCTGCAGCCCACAGGGAGATGTGTAATCTGAAGGGTGCAAGCGAGGACGACTGCCAAAACTACGTCAGAGTTTTTGGACGTCAGGGCCCCAACAAATTTATCGCCTGCGGTACCAACGCTTACAAGCCCCAGTGCAAGCAATTTCTGCGAACG AACGGGTCTTACGTGGGTTCAGGAGAGAGTGATGGCCTCGGTCTCTGTCCTTACGATCCACAGCACAACAGCACAGCAGTTTTCGCCG gCGGACAATTGTACGCAGCGACTGTAGCGGATTTTTCCGGTGGCGAGCCGCTGATACACAGGCAGAAAATACGAACCGAGCGGTCAGATCTCAATCAATTAAacg GTCCAAACTTTGTCAGCTCGTTCGCTTACGGAGACTATGTCTTTTTCTTCTACAGAGAAACGGCTGTCGAGTACATGAACTGCGGCAAG GCGGTTTATTCACGGGTAGCAAGAGTGTGCCAACATGATAAAGGTGGTCCACATGCCTTCAGCGACAGATGGACGACCTTCCTAAAAGCAAGGCTCAACTGTTCGGTCCCTGGGGAATATCCCTTTTACTTCAATGAAATAC agtCGATGAGCGACCCGACGACGGGTTTTTACGCGGGCCGCCACGACCAGCTGATTTACGGGATCTTCACAACGCCAGTTAACTCAATTAGCGGCTCGGCGGTGTGCGCCTTCTCGATGAGCAGTGTGTTCGACGTCTTCCAGGGGGCGTTCAAGGAGCAGGAAACGATAAACAGCAACTGGCTACGCGTGCTCCCGGAAAAGGTCCCAGAGCCGCGACCAGGTGCTTGCGTCAACGACTCTAGGACGCTGCCCGACATAACCGTGAATTTCGTTAAGACCCACCCCCTGATGGACGATGCGGTGCAGTCGTTCTTCACCCTTCCGGTTCTCACCAAAGTCAGTTTCAATTACAGATTCACGAGGGTGGCTGTTGATCCCCAAGTTAAAGCTCTCGATGGCAGAACTTATGACATACTTTACATAGGAACTG ACGATGGGCGAGTGATCAAAGCCCTCAACACAAAAGCCCCCGACTCGTTAGCAGAAGTGGGCCAAGTCATCGTGAGTGACGTCCAAGTGCTGCGATACG GTCAAGCCATCAAGGATCTCCAAGTGGTTCATCTGGCCGGCGAGGCGAGCAAATTGGTGGTTATCGCGGACTCGGAGATACGCGCGGTCCCGCTCCATCACTGCGACAGCCCGGCAGCAGTAAACTCCTGCGTCGCCTGCGTCGCTCTTCAGGATCCGCATTGCGCCTGGGACGCTACGATGGATTTGTGCGTCGCTGTGCCAACTAAGTTACACGACAATGACGCCAGCAAGACCCTATTCCAAGATATCATCACCGGAAAACACAAGGGATGCGGCGCCCAACAAG TGAATGTTGACTTGGACCTGGCGAAGCCGGTGCCTCCAGTGATGCCCCCACGAATCGGGATCGGCGAGCAGCCCGACGAACGTGACAATGAAATCGTCATCGAATTGGATCGGGAAAATCAATACAGTCGAACTCAACCACGAGCTAATGAACCTCAAG GAGTAACAGTAACGCCGGTGGTGTACTCAGCTCAAACATTAACCGGAGCGCTGATCGGAACTTGCTTCTTCTCGCTGATTGCGGGGTTTGCGTCGGGATTCTGGTTTTCCCAGCGGCTAAGAGGCGCGCCTTATCCCGATCCACCGGAGCAGCGTCAGCAGTTAAACCGGCTGACGGAAAGCTCGGAATCCCCGGCGGGTTTCAATAACAAGTCGATAAATCTGGTCCTTAACGTTACGCCGAAAAACCCGAACGGGAAAAACGCAAACAGCTCGGCGGAAAACAAGCCCATGCAGAAGGTTAAGAAGACGTATATATGA
- the LOC123268271 gene encoding semaphorin-1A-like isoform X2 has product MLERMRFLLKILALLGLLCQQALSWPQDPVPRLHVKHREVIGQRFLGNESHVEHFKLLERAPTFILIGARNAIYNISLHDLSEIADQRVQWSSSAAHREMCNLKGASEDDCQNYVRVFGRQGPNKFIACGTNAYKPQCKQFLRTNGSYVGSGESDGLGLCPYDPQHNSTAVFAGGQLYAATVADFSGGEPLIHRQKIRTERSDLNQLNGPNFVSSFAYGDYVFFFYRETAVEYMNCGKAVYSRVARVCQHDKGGPHAFSDRWTTFLKARLNCSVPGEYPFYFNEIQSMSDPTTGFYAGRHDQLIYGIFTTPVNSISGSAVCAFSMSSVFDVFQGAFKEQETINSNWLRVLPEKVPEPRPGACVNDSRTLPDITVNFVKTHPLMDDAVQSFFTLPVLTKVSFNYRFTRVAVDPQVKALDGRTYDILYIGTDDGRVIKALNTKAPDSLAEVGQVIVSDVQVLRYGQAIKDLQVVHLAGEASKLVVIADSEIRAVPLHHCDSPAAVNSCVACVALQDPHCAWDATMDLCVAVPTKLHDNDASKTLFQDIITGKHKGCGAQQGVTVTPVVYSAQTLTGALIGTCFFSLIAGFASGFWFSQRLRGAPYPDPPEQRQQLNRLTESSESPAGFNNKSINLVLNVTPKNPNGKNANSSAENKPMQKVKKTYI; this is encoded by the exons gGGAAGTAATTGGGCAGCGCTTCTTGGGCAACGAGAGTCACGTCGAGCACTTCAAACTTCTCGAACGAGCGCCGACTTTTATCCTGATTGGTGCAAG GAATGCCATCTACAACATCAGTCTCCACGACCTCTCGGAAATCGCCGACCAg AGAGTTCAGTGGTCGAGTTCTGCAGCCCACAGGGAGATGTGTAATCTGAAGGGTGCAAGCGAGGACGACTGCCAAAACTACGTCAGAGTTTTTGGACGTCAGGGCCCCAACAAATTTATCGCCTGCGGTACCAACGCTTACAAGCCCCAGTGCAAGCAATTTCTGCGAACG AACGGGTCTTACGTGGGTTCAGGAGAGAGTGATGGCCTCGGTCTCTGTCCTTACGATCCACAGCACAACAGCACAGCAGTTTTCGCCG gCGGACAATTGTACGCAGCGACTGTAGCGGATTTTTCCGGTGGCGAGCCGCTGATACACAGGCAGAAAATACGAACCGAGCGGTCAGATCTCAATCAATTAAacg GTCCAAACTTTGTCAGCTCGTTCGCTTACGGAGACTATGTCTTTTTCTTCTACAGAGAAACGGCTGTCGAGTACATGAACTGCGGCAAG GCGGTTTATTCACGGGTAGCAAGAGTGTGCCAACATGATAAAGGTGGTCCACATGCCTTCAGCGACAGATGGACGACCTTCCTAAAAGCAAGGCTCAACTGTTCGGTCCCTGGGGAATATCCCTTTTACTTCAATGAAATAC agtCGATGAGCGACCCGACGACGGGTTTTTACGCGGGCCGCCACGACCAGCTGATTTACGGGATCTTCACAACGCCAGTTAACTCAATTAGCGGCTCGGCGGTGTGCGCCTTCTCGATGAGCAGTGTGTTCGACGTCTTCCAGGGGGCGTTCAAGGAGCAGGAAACGATAAACAGCAACTGGCTACGCGTGCTCCCGGAAAAGGTCCCAGAGCCGCGACCAGGTGCTTGCGTCAACGACTCTAGGACGCTGCCCGACATAACCGTGAATTTCGTTAAGACCCACCCCCTGATGGACGATGCGGTGCAGTCGTTCTTCACCCTTCCGGTTCTCACCAAAGTCAGTTTCAATTACAGATTCACGAGGGTGGCTGTTGATCCCCAAGTTAAAGCTCTCGATGGCAGAACTTATGACATACTTTACATAGGAACTG ACGATGGGCGAGTGATCAAAGCCCTCAACACAAAAGCCCCCGACTCGTTAGCAGAAGTGGGCCAAGTCATCGTGAGTGACGTCCAAGTGCTGCGATACG GTCAAGCCATCAAGGATCTCCAAGTGGTTCATCTGGCCGGCGAGGCGAGCAAATTGGTGGTTATCGCGGACTCGGAGATACGCGCGGTCCCGCTCCATCACTGCGACAGCCCGGCAGCAGTAAACTCCTGCGTCGCCTGCGTCGCTCTTCAGGATCCGCATTGCGCCTGGGACGCTACGATGGATTTGTGCGTCGCTGTGCCAACTAAGTTACACGACAATGACGCCAGCAAGACCCTATTCCAAGATATCATCACCGGAAAACACAAGGGATGCGGCGCCCAACAAG GAGTAACAGTAACGCCGGTGGTGTACTCAGCTCAAACATTAACCGGAGCGCTGATCGGAACTTGCTTCTTCTCGCTGATTGCGGGGTTTGCGTCGGGATTCTGGTTTTCCCAGCGGCTAAGAGGCGCGCCTTATCCCGATCCACCGGAGCAGCGTCAGCAGTTAAACCGGCTGACGGAAAGCTCGGAATCCCCGGCGGGTTTCAATAACAAGTCGATAAATCTGGTCCTTAACGTTACGCCGAAAAACCCGAACGGGAAAAACGCAAACAGCTCGGCGGAAAACAAGCCCATGCAGAAGGTTAAGAAGACGTATATATGA